A genomic stretch from Malus domestica chromosome 15, GDT2T_hap1 includes:
- the LOC103456061 gene encoding UPF0481 protein At3g47200-like isoform X2 — protein sequence MKQITEAPHDIENQKDPFLEELYNLSDLSPERCIYRVPERLRQVNEKAYTPQVVSIGPLHHGNGHLKAMEEHKKRYLRDFLSRPGVRFCDCIQMIKNQEKELRGFYAESIEFFSDEFVRIVLVDAAFVIELLLRYYHKYGPDEDYSQGEDYIFNNPWLLWDVQDEDYIFNNPWMLWDVLPDLRLLENQLPFFILQDLFNKLSFSSQLPSLLKISSLFFERGFIGWEKEENFVTRLENFVARLSSGKVQHFVDLIRILYRPLDQEKKPKTTSTSKTTATPKPNYTPTPNLTATPKPNYTATPIPSKATAAPIPLKATPKPRKATPKPTATPKPRKATPNYTATPNVTELHQAGVKFKPGEGSSLFDIKFSRGILEIPKLTMEDSTDLTLRNLLAFEQCDPREEYCLANYVFLMMHLARTQEDVQLLVDKGIIENWLGDTQKISTLLHDLGTGMMVDHRYYETLCKDLIEFRRKRWRGWMVILKQKYFNTPWSTISVAAAVILLLLTLIQTACSYKSVPLL from the coding sequence ATGAAACAAATCACTGAAGCTCCACATGAcatagaaaaccaaaaggatCCATTCCTCGAGGAGTTGTATAACTTGTCTGACCTGTCCCCTGAGCGGTGTATCTATAGAGTTCCTGAGCGACTACGGCAGGTAAATGAGAAAGCATATACACCTCAAGTAGTCTCTATAGGCCCACTTCACCATGGCAATGGACACTTAAAAGCCATGGAAGAGCACAAAAAAAGGTACCTGCGAGATTTTCTAAGTCGACCCGGGGTACGCTTCTGCGATTGTATACAAATGATAAAGAACCAAGAGAAAGAGTTGCGAGGTTTTTATGCAGAATCCATTGAGTTTTTCAGTGATGAATTTGTAAGAATCGTTTTAGTGGATGCCGCCTTCGTCATTGAGTTGTTATTGAGGTACTATCACAAATACGGTCCAGATGAAGATTACTCTCAAGGTGAAGATTACATATTTAACAACCCTTGGCTGCTGTGGGATGTGCAAGATGAAGATTACATATTTAACAACCCTTGGATGCTGTGGGATGTGCTTCCGGACTTGCGGTTGCTTGAAAATCAACTGCCATTCTTCATTCTTCAGGATCTTTTCAACAAACTTTCTTTTTCAAGTCAGCTTCCTTCGTTACTTAAAATTTCCTCCCTTTTTTTTGAAAGAGGATTCATTGGCTgggaaaaagaagagaatttTGTCACAAGACTAGAGAATTTTGTCGCAAGACTTTCTTCTGGAAAAGTACAACATTTTGTTGATCTGATAAGAATTCTATACCGACCGttggaccaagaaaaaaaacccaaaaccacaTCCACATCCAAAACCACAGCCACGCCCAAACCCAACTACACACCCACACCCAACTTGACAGCCACTCCCAAACCCAACTACACAGCCACACCCATACCCAGTAAAGCCACAGCAGCACCCATACCCTTGAAAGCCACACCCAAACCCAGAAAAGCCACACCCAAACCCACAGCCACACCCAAACCCAGAAAAGCCACACCCAACTACACAGCCACACCCAACGTGACAGAGCTACACCAGGCTGGAGTCAAGTTTAAGCCAGGAGAAGGCAGCAGCTTATTTGACATAAAATTCTCGCGTGGGATCCTCGAAATTCCGAAGTTAACAATGGAAGATTCCACAGATCTGACACTCAGAAATCTCCTTGCTTTTGAACAATGCGATCCCAGAGAGGAGTATTGCCTAGCTAATTATGTTTTCCTTATGATGCATCTCGCGAGAACCCAAGAGGATGTGCAATTGCTGGTTGACAAGGGAATTATTGAAAATTGGCTAGGTGATACCCAGAAGATATCTACTTTGCTTCATGACCTTGGCACCGGGATGATGGTTGACCACCGCTATTATGAGACTCTTTGTAAAGATCTGATAGAATTCCGCAGAAAGCGCTGGCGCGGATGGATGGTAATTTTGAAACAGAAATATTTTAACACGCCTTGGTCCACTATTTCTGTTGCTGCGGCTGTTATTCTACTCTTACTCACTCTCATACAAACAGCGTGCTCATATAAATCTGTCCCGCTCTTATAA
- the LOC103456061 gene encoding UPF0481 protein At3g47200-like isoform X1 gives MPTESEAEIESEEVRGKMSDDKMAHDIENQLDNLSGLSPERCIYRVPERLRQVNEKAYTPQVVSIGPLHHGNGHLKAMEEHKKRYLRDFLSRPGVRFCDCIQMIKNQEKELRGFYAESIEFFSDEFVRIVLVDAAFVIELLLRYYHKYGPDEDYSQGEDYIFNNPWLLWDVQDEDYIFNNPWMLWDVLPDLRLLENQLPFFILQDLFNKLSFSSQLPSLLKISSLFFERGFIGWEKEENFVTRLENFVARLSSGKVQHFVDLIRILYRPLDQEKKPKTTSTSKTTATPKPNYTPTPNLTATPKPNYTATPIPSKATAAPIPLKATPKPRKATPKPTATPKPRKATPNYTATPNVTELHQAGVKFKPGEGSSLFDIKFSRGILEIPKLTMEDSTDLTLRNLLAFEQCDPREEYCLANYVFLMMHLARTQEDVQLLVDKGIIENWLGDTQKISTLLHDLGTGMMVDHRYYETLCKDLIEFRRKRWRGWMVILKQKYFNTPWSTISVAAAVILLLLTLIQTACSYKSVPLL, from the coding sequence GTAAATGAGAAAGCATATACACCTCAAGTAGTCTCTATAGGCCCACTTCACCATGGCAATGGACACTTAAAAGCCATGGAAGAGCACAAAAAAAGGTACCTGCGAGATTTTCTAAGTCGACCCGGGGTACGCTTCTGCGATTGTATACAAATGATAAAGAACCAAGAGAAAGAGTTGCGAGGTTTTTATGCAGAATCCATTGAGTTTTTCAGTGATGAATTTGTAAGAATCGTTTTAGTGGATGCCGCCTTCGTCATTGAGTTGTTATTGAGGTACTATCACAAATACGGTCCAGATGAAGATTACTCTCAAGGTGAAGATTACATATTTAACAACCCTTGGCTGCTGTGGGATGTGCAAGATGAAGATTACATATTTAACAACCCTTGGATGCTGTGGGATGTGCTTCCGGACTTGCGGTTGCTTGAAAATCAACTGCCATTCTTCATTCTTCAGGATCTTTTCAACAAACTTTCTTTTTCAAGTCAGCTTCCTTCGTTACTTAAAATTTCCTCCCTTTTTTTTGAAAGAGGATTCATTGGCTgggaaaaagaagagaatttTGTCACAAGACTAGAGAATTTTGTCGCAAGACTTTCTTCTGGAAAAGTACAACATTTTGTTGATCTGATAAGAATTCTATACCGACCGttggaccaagaaaaaaaacccaaaaccacaTCCACATCCAAAACCACAGCCACGCCCAAACCCAACTACACACCCACACCCAACTTGACAGCCACTCCCAAACCCAACTACACAGCCACACCCATACCCAGTAAAGCCACAGCAGCACCCATACCCTTGAAAGCCACACCCAAACCCAGAAAAGCCACACCCAAACCCACAGCCACACCCAAACCCAGAAAAGCCACACCCAACTACACAGCCACACCCAACGTGACAGAGCTACACCAGGCTGGAGTCAAGTTTAAGCCAGGAGAAGGCAGCAGCTTATTTGACATAAAATTCTCGCGTGGGATCCTCGAAATTCCGAAGTTAACAATGGAAGATTCCACAGATCTGACACTCAGAAATCTCCTTGCTTTTGAACAATGCGATCCCAGAGAGGAGTATTGCCTAGCTAATTATGTTTTCCTTATGATGCATCTCGCGAGAACCCAAGAGGATGTGCAATTGCTGGTTGACAAGGGAATTATTGAAAATTGGCTAGGTGATACCCAGAAGATATCTACTTTGCTTCATGACCTTGGCACCGGGATGATGGTTGACCACCGCTATTATGAGACTCTTTGTAAAGATCTGATAGAATTCCGCAGAAAGCGCTGGCGCGGATGGATGGTAATTTTGAAACAGAAATATTTTAACACGCCTTGGTCCACTATTTCTGTTGCTGCGGCTGTTATTCTACTCTTACTCACTCTCATACAAACAGCGTGCTCATATAAATCTGTCCCGCTCTTATAA